One Coregonus clupeaformis isolate EN_2021a chromosome 36, ASM2061545v1, whole genome shotgun sequence genomic window, AATATTTTTGGATCATCGCAATGAAATCACAGCATCTAATCGCAATACATATTGAAACGGGAGTATCGCAATACATATTGTaccggcacctaagtatcgtgatgaTATTGTCTCTTgaagtccctggcaattcccagccttagttCCTAGAGtggctgtgtaaacacagccatagtGTGTGTGCCAGAGTGTGGTTCACATTCACTCATCTCAGCAGCCACAACGACATAGACAAAATCCTACAGCACTGTGTGTCACACACCAGAACAAACTCTCACCACTActccacagccacacacacacacctctaaccACACAGTAGGTCTCAGGACTGAACTAATGCATCTCACAATGCCCCAACAGATCACCTATTAGATATGAACTCAGCAAATCTGAAAGCTCTCACACAGACTCACCATGGAGATGGCAGTTCTTAAGTACACTACATACCCAGCTCACTTAGGCCTAGGTAATAACCCAACTCACTGTGGTGAGTTAGTCAACCCCACTGTTATTACCAGATTTTTCTTTGGTTTAGGGATTTCATGTGAACAATGCATTGGCGTCAGAGCGACACCATTTTGTTCTGAAGGCTGTATTTTAATGCCACAGAGTTACATGTGTCAGCTGGTTTAGCTCAAAGTGTACAGGTCTGGatgttaaaaaaacaaaacacaaagtgcactTACGCGTCACTATTATGAGTCTTAAGTGTTTCTCCTCTGACAAGCCTGCTCTCTCTAACTGGATGCCCCTAGCATGATGTCACAATCCTTCTGGAATATGTGTGAGAGTGAGTTCCATCTTTCGCAGCTGCCTGTGAGCTAACGGACCCTTCTACCCCCTCCGCCAATAGAAAAGCCAGCTGGACACACTGATAGTAGTGGGGTCACACACACTTTGCAAGGGTAGTGGCAACACTCCAAGTACAGAAAAGGAAGAGTATAAGATAAATCACCCTAAGGTTTCTGTTCGTGTCTATGTTTTGCTATGAGCAGCAGCAAGTCGACTTGGCCTAATTGTCTTCACACTGTGTCTTTATAGTGAGTCCAGACCAGATTGGTCATGTGAGGATCTGTGTCAAACACAGGTGAATATAAGACACTCATTTGTTCCAGCAGAGAGAGATGTCATCCATTTTCTGTTTGGTTCAGTTTTAGCTGTGGTTGTGCATGATGTGACAGAATAGTAAGTATAGGCCTGCCTAACCTTTCACTGTATGATAAGAGTGGTGAAAGTCAATGTCTTGTTGGAGAAAGGGCTCTTGACTCTGACAATGGAACAACTCTCTCCTGCCCGCTTCATTAACCCCTTAGAGTTGATGGGCCCCTGTGGAAAATCagttagcataataaaaaaatccccatcaaaatctgtcagtttaaactaTCTGTTGTTTTGCATGGGCTGcctctcaatccaccgcatccgccgatgtcgcccttccgcatctgcggtgaacgGTGGCAGAGCTAGACGAAAACGTATGtagcgtctgaacggtttggcctacaaactattatgacccctcttgGCATTCTTAAACCCCCCTCAGTTTAAGCCTCTTAAGGATTAAATGAAGACTAACACAGTTAGGAAGTGTCATGTCTTGTAGCTGATGTCCAGAGCAAAGGGTTTTGCTCAGAGGCTAGGATTTCTGGTCCTTTTCAAGTGTCATCCGGTacctctacactcatctcactctttttctctctctcgctctctttctctcacatacacaccctTGGATTAATCAGTAATGGGAAAGATCATGCAGTGGGAGGGAGAGTGGGCTATGACTCAGGAGTTTCCAGGAAGGAGGAGGACTGagtgaacaaacacgcacacactagACTCTCCTGAGCTGACAAGCCCATCTAATAAAATCTCACGTTGTGATAATTCACTTGACTGAAAACCAAGATAATCCTTGTGTTTTTAAACAcaagctctagcctggactattatcggccagtctgcactgtctgcacagcgcgttatcgacccagaacatatcgttttttctgccggaatcactgattcactggacctttaacaccggatcatcgtagctagatagctgcaatcaaatggacgttgttgttggctaatcagcctcgagctagccgcgagccaggcccttctcccggctatctacctctctgtcaacctggacgggacctcctagtgttgacacggagccccgccgatccaacacgactggtctgccgacgaaatcgtctgatgcgattacaacaggtttcccgttacgacgtcgaccacgaagatccatctgctagccccggcccgctagcacacgctagccgtggcctcttgctcgccagtgctataacagcccccgaactacctccgaactctcctattgctgttcaccagaccttatgataactcagctatacagctgatgcctgcaggactgttcctttatacggtaccgcatcctgtttatgtttagcctcagcccaaactttgtcgccattaccagctgttgtcttagctctctcgaataacacctgtgattgctttatgcctctctcccatgtcaatatgccttgcttattgctgtttcggttatttcttattgtactatttcactgtagatcccctaGCCCAGTTCAACCTgccatagatagctcctttgtcccaccccccataaacgtggagaccgactcaatcggtgcctccagtgatgctatctctttcatcgttacccaacgcttaggtttacctccactgtactcatatcattccatatccttttctgtacataatgccctgaatctattctacaacgcctggaaaCCTGCCcccttttttctctgtacccaacgcactaaaagaccagtacttaaagcctttagccgtatccttattctactcttcctctgttcctctggtgatgtagaggttaacccaggccctgtagcccccagtatcactcctactccccaggcgttatcatttgttgacttctgtaaccgtaaaagcattggtttcttgcacgttaacatccgaagcctcctccctaagtttgagttattcactgcgttagcacactccgccaacactgatgtcctagcagtgtctgaatcctggcttaggaaggccaccaaaaattcagaaatgtccatccccaactacaacattttccgtctcgatagaactgccaaagggggtggggttgcaatctactgtagcgatagcctgcagagctctatcgtactatccaggtctgtgcccaaacagtttgagcttctacttctaaaaatccacctttccagaaataagtctctcactgttgccgcttgctacagacccccctcagccccgagctgtgccctggacaccatatgtgaactgattgccccccatctatcctcagagatcgtactgcttggtgacctaaactgggatatgcttaacaccccggccaacctacaatctaaactagatgccctcgatctcacacaaatgatcaacgaacctaccagatacaaccctaaatctgtaaacatgggcaccctcatagatatcatcctgacaaatttaccctctaaatacacctccgctgtcttcaaccaggatctcagcgatcactgccttattgcatgcgtccgtaatgggtccgcggtcaaacgaccacccctcatcactgtcaaacactttagtgagcaggcctttctaattgacctggcccgggtatcctggatggatattgacctcattccgtcagtagaggatgcctggttgttcttttaaaagtgctttcctctcaagcatgccccattcaaaaaattcagaactaagaacagatatagcccctggttctcctcagacttgactgcccttgaccagcacaaaaacatcctgtggcatactgcattagcatcgaacagcccccgcgatatgcaacttttcaggcaagtcaggaaccaatatacacaatcagttaggaaagcaaaggctagctttttcaaacaggaatttgcatcctgtagcactaactcccaaacgttttgggacactaaagtccatggaacataagagcacctcctcccgactgcccactgcactgaggctgggaaacactgtcaccaccgataaatctacaataatcgagaatttcaacaagcattttgctacggttggccatgctttccacctggctaccactaccccggccaccagctcttcACCCTCCACTACAACTTGCCCCCGCCCccgcccccgcttctccttcacacaaattcagacagctgatgttctgaaagagctgaaaaatctggacccctacaaatcagctgggttagacaatctggaccctttctttctaaaaattagccgccgaaattgtctcAACCCTTATTTCTAGCCTGTTctacctctctttcgtaacgtctgagatccacagagattggaaagctgccgctgtcatccccctcttcaaagggggtgacactctagatccaaactgttacagacctatatccatcctgccctgccttcgaaagtatttgaaagctaagttaacaaacagatcaccgaccatttcgaatcccaccgtaccttctccgctatgcaatccggtttccgagctggtcatgggtgcacctcagcctcgctcaaggtcctaaacgatattataaccgcgatcgataaaagacagtactgcgcagccgtctttaCCGACCTGGCCAAggttttcgactctgtcaaccaccgcattcttattggcagactaaatagccttggtttctctaatgactgcctcgcctggttcaccaactacttctcagatagagttcaatgtgtcaaatcggagggcctgttgtctggacctctggccgtctctatgggggtgccacagggttcaattctcgggccgactctattctctgtgtatatcaatgatgttgctcttgctgctggtgactctcagatccacctctacgcagacgacaccattttgtatacatctggcccttcattggacactgtgttaacaaacctccaaacgagcttcaacgccatacaacactcctttccgtagcctccaactgctcttaaacactagtaaaactaaatgcatgctcttcaacggAACGCTGCTTGCACATGCCCacacgactagaatcactactctcggcgggtctgacctagagtatgtggacaactacaaatacctaggtgtctggttagactgtaaactctccttccagactcacattaagcatctccaatcaaaagttagatctagaatcagcttcctattttgcaacaaagcctccttcactcatgctgccaaacatgccctcgtaaaactgactatcctaccgatccttgacttcggcgatgtcatttacaaaatagcctccaacactctacttagactacatccaatttgctatcacagtgccatccgttttgtcaccaaagcccatatactacccaccattgtgacctgtacgctcttgttggctggccctcactacatattcgttgccaaacccaacggctccaggtcatctataaatcactgctaggcaaatccccgtcttaccttagctcactggtcaccatagcaacacccacccgtagtctgtgctccagcaggtatatctcactggtcatcccccaaagccaacacctcctttggtcgccattccttccagttctctgctgccaatgactggaacaaaaaaaaataaaaaatctctgaagctggaaactcttatctccctcacaaaATGTACGCgtcagagcagtttaccgatcactgcacctgtacacagccattctgaaattagcccacccaactacctcatccccatattgttatttattttgctaatttgcaccccaggatctctatttgcacatcatcttttgcacatctgtcattccagtgttaatacgaaattgtaactattttgcactatggcctatttattgccttacctccataacttactacattcgctcacactgtatatatattttctgtttgtatttttgactttgttttgtttatcccatatgtaactctgtgttgtttttattgcactgctttgctttatcttggccaggtcgcagttgtaaatgagaacttgttctcaactggcttacctggttaaataaaggtgaaataaaaaaagggTGTCAGGATTAGTGTAAGGAATCTTTTGGAAATGATCACATGAATAGATTTTCTTGTCTTTGTAGTTTCCAGTAGAGCACTCACAATCACATCTTTCATTTGTGCTTGTGTTTTTCTTTTATCCCCCTGTTCAGTTAGAGAAACTCCAACTGTCTCCAATGTCTCCTGTGTCAACATCACGTCCATTATCGGTCAGAACATGACCATGGGCGCCTGCTCTAATGAAACCTGCTCAGGTAAGGACTAATACCATCACCTGGTTCATTTAAAGGCCTGTCCAGAGGGATTAGATGTTTTTTCTAATTCCGGTGACTGTCACTTTGTTAACATGAAACAAAAGTCTACCTTCAACAGGAAGTGACGGATCTAGGCATATGTAGAGATTCTATATCTTTGTTCTGTGGTCTTAGTTGCTTTGTCCCAACACTCTAAAATGCTTCCCTTCTTTCCTAATTCCTTTGTCCCTGCCTTTCACCACCCCTTGGCTCCTTCCTCCCATCCCTCGGGGTGAAAGCTATTTAAATGAATTCACTCTATTACATTCACCAACCCAGTCCTGTCAGATCACAAGGGAAGGCAGGAGGGAAAGGGAAGGAAGCATTTTGGGACTATTCAGACATAGACACCGCCATAACAACCAGGCTATCTCCTTCTTTCCTGCTTTTTACCCTGTCTGTCTCACGGTGTCCGTCTCTTCAGTGGGACCTCCAACTGTTGCTACTACAGTCGTAACTGACACCCCTGCCCCACCCACAAtctcccactctcctcccccCACCACTGCTGCTCCACTTACCCCTACGGCCAGCAATGCAACTAACAGCAGCACCCCTGAGCCCGAGCCCACAGCAGGTAACCAGCCCAAATAAGCATCTCGTCTGCTCCCCTCAAATCAGTGTATGTCTGCTGTGTGACTTGATTATTCTTTTGAGGGAGTATTTTTATGTCATATTTTAAATATGGTGAAATAGTCAACTGTTTTTGTATGTTGGTGAAATGCTACTAAACTGAGATCTCACCGCTGGTTACAGCTGACCTGACCACTGCAGTACCAACTGCCCTGCCCACCGCTAACGGCACCGTCCCAGTCTCTGCCACAACGCATGCTTCAAGTAAGTTCCCATGCCAGCCCAGTCTGGTATCAAATCAATAACCCAGACTCTTTATTTATGGCCGCTTGTAGATCACCAAGGATTCCATAGAAAGCATTACTGAATAAAAATCAATATGGATTTTTAAaaaggaaatatgacatttatataagtattcagaccctttactcagcactttgttgaagcacctttggcagcgattacagccttgagtcttcgtgggtatgacgctacaagcttggcacacctgtatttggggagtttctcccattcttctctgcagatcctctcaagctctgtcagcttggGTGGGGGGCatcgctgaacagctattttcaggtctctccagagatgttagatcgggttcaagtccgggctctggctgggccactcaaggacattcagagacttgtcccgaagccactcctgcattgtcttggctgtgtgcttagggtcgtcctgttggaaggtgaaccttagccccagtgtgaggtcctgagtgctctggagcaggttttcatcaaggatctctctgtactttgctccgttcatctttccctcgatcctgactacctgtctcccagtccctgccactgaaaaacatccccacagcatgatgctgccaccactatgcttcaccgtggggatggggccaggtttcctccagacgtgatgcttggcattcaggccaaagagttcaatcttggtttcatcagaccagagaatattctcatggtctgagtcctttaggtgcctttttggaaactccaagtgggctgtcatgtgccttttactgaggagtggttccgtctggccaatctaccataaaggcctgattggtagtgctgcagagatggttctcccatctccacagaggaactctgcagctctgtcagagtgaccattgggttcttggtcacctccctgaccatggcccttctcccccgattgctcagtttggccgggtggccagctctaggaagagtcttggtggttccgaa contains:
- the LOC121552878 gene encoding sialomucin core protein 24 isoform X1, with the translated sequence MYLKLVYVTLVLALVAATTVANVDDGCAELTCDTCVGDCQWMNCTFRETPTVSNVSCVNITSIIGQNMTMGACSNETCSVGPPTVATTVVTDTPAPPTISHSPPPTTAAPLTPTASNATNSSTPEPEPTAADLTTAVPTALPTANGTVPVSATTHASNVSVTTASPVGPSPAPHKNSTFDAASFIGGIVLVLGLQAVVFFLYKFCKSKDRNYHTL